The genomic interval tatattttatataatacgtatatttatatgtacgggGTAAAGTATAGTCGTCAAACCGAACCGCCATTTCGAAAAGCTCATCTTCCTCCGGCTGCtcgagacattttttttcgtctttcactttttatttcacttcccTTTTTAtctcttgtttctttttcagtcTTCACCTCGCAGGCTTTTCAACGGATCTCgcgtaaaaattagaaacgacAGGCTAATTTGGACgaggcaaagagaaaaaaatcaattatttccACTCGAGGAAATGGCGGATcgcaataaatttcgaaaaatacgcTTCCCGCGTTCAGACGTCGAAGGGGGGATGAAATCGTAActcttcgaaattattttatgcTATCGTTGTTGGAATCATCATTCGGGTTCTCCGGCTCCTTTGGTAATCCATAATTGAGATCAGTCCTTCCTCAGTTCGTTCGGATGTCGTACCTGTATTTACGAACAATAGGCACGGTGTTACTTAGACGTGTGCGTGAGATTTCGGTAGAAGAATGTAACGGGATGAGAAGTTGAAAGCGCGCGGGTCGCGTGCTGGGGGCGAGTTACCGAATGGGGGAACGGGATTTAATctatagaaatgaaatgaaatccaAACAGAATTAACTCTGTTTCAGTGAAAATTGGTTGCCGCGGGAAGGAACCCCCgcagtgtatatatacctgtactatTTACGTATGAAATGATACGCGAAGTCGACGACGTATTTTCCGTCGAGATAAATTCCAGCAGGAGCTTATTATATCTCCCTTCTGTTATTTATACTTTGCATATTATATTCCATACACACCCACCCATTGAATTAATTCAACCGTCTTACCTTCGGAGTTCACCTTACAGTCCACGGTGCACCGATGCGAAGATAAAACGGAGAATGGAGAAGAacaaccgaaagaaaaaatgaaaaaagaaccgcGAACGTAAAAATAACCCTCTAACGTATACCATTTTTCCAAATGTCATCCACAAGATTATTCTCCTCgctttatatttttactttatctTACCAGTCTTCGTTCCGCTCGATCTGTTGCACCCGGACGAATTTGGCGTTGGTATTAACCCTggttacgtatatgtataaaacttTTGTCACCCGACTCGAGCGAGTATTCTACAAGTTCGCCGAGTTTTTAAAGCGAACCTGCGGTAGCAACGAATGAAATATGTTCAACCGGCCTGTTACAGGCCTCAGGGGGATCTACGCAAAAGGATATAGAAAATCCTCCCCCAAAAACTGAGAACACGGAAGACTCTCAACTGTACTTGTACCGCGCGCAGGTGTGCGTGCGTTCTGTACCCTCGACCTTATTTTTCGCGTAAATCTGTTTCACGTTTTATCAGATGATGGCCTTCCTGGGAATTGAATCTcgtttttaaatattaaaagGGTATCCTCTTTTACCATCGCGTGCGTGTCTCCTGATGCACACCCGTACACACTTCGAATGCTCAAGTTTCGTCGCTCAAAAAAGCCGGGGGTCAAAACCtccgagaaataaataaattatagaaATCCATTACAGAACGATCGTACAATTCTGATTTACGGCCGTTCGGCATCTGGAGAACACGACGATCGAATTACgcattgaataatttgaagCATGCTCGAACTGACCTCTGTCTGACCGACCtctgtttttatttgtttttttctgccgGGAGTTTGACGGCCGTCGTCTTCGTAAGGAGGGAAAACTCCTGTGACCTGTGCAACCGTTTCTCTGCACGGAATGTTGACTCAATAAACTTCGATCGAGGCCTCCATAAACTTTTTGAATTCATCGACGATACGCGACACCGAAACCGACTCTAACCGAGTGTTATTCGCTCCTCGTCGCAGGGGTAGGGAGAGTAAGCTTTGAgtaaacttcaaaaattcttcatccaAATAGAAGATTCAACGGGAGATCTTTCGCCCCGGGATTCCACCGCATGAAACCGATTCGATCGGTTATTGTattccgaacgaaaaaaactttgTCGTTGTCAATTCATCACCGTAATCCTCACAGTTTCGTTGATCTATTCCCATTTGTTATACGTTTATTTCCGTCGTTCGATTGAAgccaagaaaaaataatccaaataatataaaaacgaATACGAATGAATCggagtggtgaaaaaaatgtcagcgAGATTTTAGGTGGGGACAGGAAGTTTAAGTTAAACTTTACCGCAGATATGCACTTCGAGGTGATCTTTGCACGCTATTGACACGTGCGATTTGATTCACGACAAGCAGCTTGTAAATTAGAATATCCTCGCCGCTCAAAAACGTGCAGACAAAGAAGAGAAGACTACAATTAACAAGATTAGTttaaaagctgaaaattacttctttttttttgttacttaaagaaaaagaaaggcagtagatccatttttctcgagtgtaagaaaaatgaagtattatTCGCGAATAAGCTATACCATTTGTAGATCGACCAAGTTAAGGagataacaacaaaaaatgttcaaaacaAAACCATCGGAGAAGAAACTCTAATACGCCGGTCTGGTGAATCTGAAAAGGTATGAAATATGGAGCTTTTGAAAGACCGGCGCTGTGCAAGGTAACTCGTAGTTGCCATCAGGACAGCACAAGCACTCTCCATTTCAAAGTTCACCTCATTTCGCACCTCTGCCTTCCATCTTTCCCCCTGTTAGACGTGATCCGATTCACTTACGGAACGACCAAAATATATGAACTAAAAAAGGGACGCACCcccttcgtttcttctttttcctttttcctcttattctcTCCCACTTGTcaaatatatacctgtactcaCCGAACATCGCGGTACAGGtatctgttttctttttttcttttttttttcttgctcgtATTCAGCAGTATCAAACTTCACAAGTTTCGTGTGCGATTTCAGCTGTGATTATAATTCGGCACATGTTATCACGTCACGAAATTATTGAGCGACGTTTAAACTTCGCCTTCCCATGAATGGCATTGCGATAGCGGAGAGTTATAACTCGCGTTGTACCAAGTTTCTATCAATTTCCTCTCCCCGTAGAACGAGAGGGAGAGACAGAGAGGAGCGATATTCCCTACCGAATATCATATAGGAGTGAATCAGTCGAGTACCACGGCCATAATGACGAGTGCGACGTGCgccatatatgtatgtaccgatcgtgattaaaaatttgaaaactcacCGAGCACGTTATCGTCTCGCCTctccgttttatttatataagtTATCGCACGAACCGCAACTTTTTATTACATTAACGCATGTTGCCTACACGAATCTTCGCaataaaaaaagcagaaaaataagataaagaaCTACGTGTAAGACCTACGCCAGCGTTGGTCCGATTCCCCGTTGATAATATTGCGTTAAATGAGACTGATAATAtcagtaatttgaaaaaatgatgaggGAAAAGAATACCTTCGcgctgtacgtgtgtatataaatataatcccATTAAAAGTATCGATCGCAATTCGTTAGAGAAacgagaataaataatttgagtGACTCGAGAGATTTCTCACACGAAAATACGATCATCGTTGGTATacccacgtatacctacacgcaTGTTATCTCCTGTCGTACCTATAACACCGGGCAAAGTTATAAAATCCGTTGCCGCATGAAAATTAAAGTCAATTTATGATATAAAGCGGTACGAgcatgtgtgtacgtgtaggTAAGTGTTGGTAATATCAGGGAGCTGTTCCGAATGCGATAAATCATCCGTTATCCACTGAAGCGTTCTTACATGGATAATTTTAATCCCCTCCATTGTATTGTATCAAcgggtatattataatattgataGAGGCTGAGCGCGACCTAACTTTATCCCGGATGTGGCTAACGGTGCAGCCTCTCTCGATGGATGAGTGAGAGGTGGAAatgagattagaaaaaaatttacgcgaTTAGGAATTTAACGAGATGGTGTAGACACATTCGGTTGTCGAAAGCCACGATTTGAATATTAACGCATGATTGTTTAAGATTcatttatgaatatatttatttatttttaattaattattcatttatttgtttttcaataaagCAAGTTTGTTACAAAAGTCGATCTGCAATTGTCATTGTCTTACGAGGATGATGACGATCACCGATAACAACCATCCCTGTTTATCGTAGTCGTTGTCGCCGTGCTCGTCGGACGATGTTCACCAGAAATGGTCctattgaatttttactattaaataaaatgaaaacatgGCTAACGCGACAAAATGGATAGGCGAATAATTAGGAATGAGATCTGAGCGTACTCAatgatctaattgtaagtcaaaGATAGACCTAATAAAAGAGTTAGAAGCggcttagaaaaaaaaactgctgaGAATCTGACCTGAACTAAAGAAGAAAATGTACGAAAACAATTTCACGTCTTTTCACAATTCACTCGTTAATAATttgaaagttgtttttttgttcatttttttttctctttttcaatgataatatgctaatatatgtatttcatttttttcttcttcaacacCTATATTCCAGTAAAGTTGTCGAGTTCCGGAACAAGTCAATaaccattattattgttcatatagtaaatatttattctataTGTAACTCTAATCATTTATACTAATCTATATAACCTGCACCAAACGAGACTCCAATGTATTATCAAACGATCCGCAGTCTGCGTCATCATCACTTAGTTACACACCcgttataaaattttccaaaatattcttCACTGCTTTTACttatttgttaaaaaattttttctctttcttttttctttattttagaATTTAATCACTCCGTTCCTTAcggttttttagtttcttgttttttcttcccttcttctaatatttttcacaatcgTCGAATACAAATTCCATTATTTTCCACCTAAGCAtttactatatatatttacacgggCTGTGGTAGTATCtatatatagtatgtatatttatatacttatacatatatgttgtATATAATGATTGCAAATTACCAACTagactcttttctttttttctttcattcgtatcGACAGTTTGgagtaatattttttaatttttaattttctttttgttcctgttttttttctgtgtaaCTATGAATACACCGATCGAGTTTTTCGCAcaagtttaaattttttttttagcaaatACAATTCTTATACTCTTGCCCCTTGTTTCGGGTTCAATATACAGTATTTgacggtagaaaaattctatctacatacatacagagCAAAAAGAGCGACGTGAAGTTTGGTGGAATGTATGTAACAAGCCTCGTGAGATAATGGTACGATGAGGTGAAAATCTAGATGGTACACCATAGTTTATAACAACGTTTCACACTATAACGTATTATTAAAAGTTGACATTCATTTTAAACTGctaacaattatttattacctatattataataacagaAATAATTGATCGTATCATAATTTGGTATGAATGTCTCGTTAAGTGCGGTCTTGCTGAATATAGTGCATCGATCATATAATCTATCTGTACACTCACAACCGTTCAGATACacaataatattaacataTTTAATATTGGACCAGGATGTacggaagaaataaaatatccagaaaaaaaaaaaaaaaatgatcgagaacTGATTGAACTTTcaaatggtttttttgtttgtttttttttcctttttttttccatctcctttTGTTTATAAAAGTAACATCATGTTCGCAATACAGTATATACGCTtatacatttgtatatatgtataatttgatAGCAAAGTGAAGTCGAAGATTTAACGTTTgtctataaaaaaattcatcaaacaaGTTTCATGAGAgctatcttttcttttttttgtttaccactcttgttatttatttcaaattcaaattagaacatagaagaaaaaaagaaaaacgaaataataaaactgcACAGCGACGACAAACGAGACTTATGTGAGTAAAATatcgtattattttcaattgattcgtttttttacccccctGTACGTTTAACGTACGATAAATTGCAATAAAAGAGTTATTggcaaaatacaaaataatcaTGTATTCAATACGGAAGtgatgaaaacaaaacaagGATACAGCTTATTAGATTTAATCTCGTAACAGAtagatttaatattttactttatattcaattcatttttatttatatgttcattaatttcttttcttttttttataaatagccAATCTGATTATTAAGTTGatcagaaatttcatttctgcttaccacagaaaaagaaaatgacgaaaccaaaaaacaaaaaaaaataaaataaaataaatgtacaaGAAGAAATCATCTCGCCACGTAATTCATATACTCAGTTTCATTCAATCGTAATTCACATTGGtaagaaatattataataattttctacaaagatattttaattaaaactatTTTCAGATCAATGCCAGGATTGGAGATGTGTTTCAtgtattctcttcttttttttttcttcctttgttCATCAATAAAAACTCCAGTCCCAGCTCAGATTTGAAAACAGCGGATCTATATGAGTccatattaaatatattttacaataatattatcattgtaCATGAACAATGTATGCTCTACACCAAATTTTGTCATCGCCGCTAACCAGCACAGCTAATGTAATGAACGGCATGCGACATGAAAGATTGTCTTTACATACAATATGGTAATACCTAACGTTACCatcgaaattgaatatttatgcTTCCACggtcagttttttctttctcttttttcttcattatacCTGAAGACAGAACTGTGTAAGCACCTAAAGCGACCGCTTTTCAGATACTTAATATAGTAAATTATAACTGGACATTAAGAGtagtaaaaataatcagatGCGCTGATTAGAATGACGATTAACAACGAGGTGTCACTTAGTTAAAATAGACGAGGGGACTGGATTTGTGAACCCCGATGTGTGCGCCGCCTTGGTACCTGTTAGAATGTTAGAATCTTAGAATCCTTTTATAAAACAATAAGCTAACGTTATGGTAAATTAATATTATCTAATATTGCGGTCTTATAGTGCAAAAGTTTGTGGAAACAACGTCCGATAAAGAGAAATTTTGTTTAtagtaaaaatattaaacCTTTGCAATGCACAATAATACGAAATATGGGTCATAGAATTATAATTAGATAATCTAACACTTACGAGCTATACTTTTacttatttcttttaattctgCTGATACTTTGTCCGTTGTTGTTTTTATATCATTATGTTTCGACCATAATATGCttcattgattttaaaaattagcTATCTGTCCGAAATACGATCACTCGACATTAATTAATTGTGCATGAGTGTTTTATCTGTCAtcgttttgaaattattaacagTATTTTAATGAAACCGTTCCAAAGTTGAAACTCATATAAGATATTCGGGATGAGcatgatgaatattttcatcacaCAGACCACTCCTAAATGCTCACATCCCTCCAAGAACTTGCACAAAGAATGTGTTTTgaagttgaaattcagaatCAGATGAGTGCCGAGATATCTCCAAAAATAAtgcaagaaaaaatttcaaaaatgtggcaaggaaaacaaaaaaaaaaaaaaaagacaggcCGACACTTACATGAAAGATGTGGTTAAAGTAGGCGGAGGGACGTTATTCCTTCTTATCCTCGGTGGTGTTGGTAGTagtgggggtggtggtggcgtTGGTAGTTGTCGTGGTATTGCCCGTTGGAGAGTTGACGGTATTGGCAGCTGTAACTGGGCTATTAGTGTTGGTAGTTGTGTTGGTGGTGGAGCTTGGAATCGTGGTTGCATTGGTAGCTGGAGCAGACTTTGGAGTCTCCGAAGAGGGAGGTGAAGGAGATGGAACGTCCGCTGCAGCATCCGTCGCGTCTTGGCTAGAGTCAGAAGTGTCCTTGACTTCatctttctcatcttttttcgtttcgctggGAAGCGTTTCACTTTTAGGCTTctccgaagaattttccgattcctctgtcgttttttcctcctcggAGTTCGTCTCTGGTTTGGATTCCGCAACTTCTTTACTTTCTACCGGCACTTCCGGACTCTTTTCTTCACTGACTGGTTTTTCAACTTCGTCTTCTTTGATTTCATCGACTTCCATCTTCGTAGATTCATCAGCTCCACTCTTGTCATTCTTATTGTTGACCGTTTCTTCCTCCGTattgttttcattgtttttatcTTGCCTTTTAGGACGCCCGCGTCCACGACCAGTACCCTTGGCCggagtttctttcttttccttttttggaGGAGATGGAGCCGGAGTTGGGGTGCTTAGTCCACGCGCCGAGCTGCGAGTGCGCCTTCTTCCCTCCATTTCTCCAACGGCGGTGTTCAAGCCCTGCAAAACAATATTTACTGTGAATATTCGAAACAAGCCAAGCGGATAGATGAGAAATTACTCAAATATTACTGCGTATAGTCTGATTTGACTAAATCCGTTTCAACATTTTCCTACATGAATCTTTCAGAGTTGAATGCTTAGATAAGATACACAAATGTCGgtgtgaatgaaaatatcgtaGATTGTGCAATATTAGATTATTTATCTATCTTAACAATTGTTGTACTTCGACCATCCAATTAATGGTGAGTACCAATATCTGTTATTCTATCCATTTGTCTTGCCACTCCTACTTTCGAATCATCGAACCTTACCCTCAAAAATTGGTATGTGTAAACCTAAAATACCATGAACTGCAAACAGCGTACCAGTTagatttgaaagaaagaatagtatgtataattaatgataattttgtttttatctcaTGTTAGAATACCATGTGACCAAGGTTCACTCCTTACCAGTTTTTAAGTTTCTAATAGATGAGAAGTAAGTAGAAGGAATTCGAAAGATGGTAGTTGAATCGATGTAAAAGGGAAAAGTAGCAACAGATAGAGGCATTTGGGGACAATTCATAAAGTGCGCTCATAGGGAGGCATGGTGGGGgatttctccctctctccttcCGCCAAGCTGGAGGTCTATCCCCACCAACCCCTCCTATGATGCTACGTAGCAATATGCCGGCGGGGAGGTAAAATGGAGGGAACGGTGTTAAGGCAAGGGGGTGTAACCTTGGCCTCTTAAatcttcggaaaatttctgtgcATTCAACTGCAGTTTGCAGCTCTGATAAATAATACCTTTATGATAGCCTCTCCTTCCTGGGCCGTTCGTTCTAAAGTCGATAGCCGTTTGGTTCCACCACGTTTATTTTTGGTGGGAGTTGGTTTATCTTGGACTGTCTGATCCTAGAAAAAGATGAGGGAACATTAACAAGATAATTAATGTATTATCATAAATTTAGTAGAGTCCAAGTATACGGTAGGCAGGTAAACGAGTGGGGAGGTCGAGAAGCGATAAGATTAACGAGTCCCATTGAACGGAgtacagaggaaaaaaaaattgttgcgtttgtttctattttttatttcccgccATTTTGATTTCGCTCCGTACATATCAGTaggattgatgaaaatatgtGGGTTACCGAATAAAAGTCCGTTACATTTTGTTGGAAGTAATTGTGACAAAGATATTATATGCGATTTCCCGCCTTTTTAATCGTCTGCCGGCGTGCACCGACTACTCCGCACACGAAAGgcgcaaataaaaaaacatcctCCATCTTTGCCATTGAAGGACAAATGGTAcaggtttgaaaaatcactGAATCTGACCTTATGGATATTAAGAGACGCTGATTAGACCAAATTGATATCCCACATTTACGTGACTCGTCGAGGGTCTGTGATTTCTTAACAACCGGCAGCTACGGAGTTCAGAATTTTCGAGAGACCGAGCGTCGCTCCGTATTTGAGGCACTACACGCCGCCTTAGCATGAAAACTCGGCTTGACGAAGGGATTTTGGTGATTTTCGCCCACTTACCTTTGACACGTCGTCGATACTGTTGTCACTCTTGGTCTCCGCTTTAATGTCGGACATTTCTTCGTGTCGAAATCACTCAAAAACACAGGAAAACCACAGATTTGTTAGTAGAAATCGCGGGGAGCCCGGTTGCACTGTTTATACGATAAGCAAAGATGGCGGGTAGCGTGGGTCACGTGACGTCGTCAAACGTAGAGCGGGATGACCGTCGCGACCCTGTACGTTGCATTTCTAAACTGAAATtggaggaaaatttcaaagttccaCTTACTTTTATCCCGCGCCGCATTTTCACTCAAAATTTAGATTCGGCCGTACAattatatttcagtttttaatAATCGCTACCtcatttaaaattatttttaaataaagtTATGTCAATTTTATACGAGCATAGTTCTGCATTCCAGAAAATTCTAGAAACATCTTACAAAACGATTTATTAACAAGTAATTAAGACTTTACTAAGAAATAATCGATGAGCAGACAGTATTATAGGTAATTGGATAAAGAATTGATTTCTGTAAATTTAAATACATGCTACAGAACGTTTTTAACTCATCATCTTCTTTGATTAAATACCCAGAATACGAGATACTCCTAAAGAAgctattttgttcttttttgtttctctcaaGGCATGTTTTATTCACTGAGTGGTAAGCGTCAATTTCGTCCGACGTTTATAAAGAATATATGAAGACTTAGGTAATTTGCTTTGATATTACTTACTTATGGATtcatggtggtggtggttcaCCACGTATCAATAAAAGTGAAATCAAGAATGACTccacagaaaagaaaactcgagCCAGATTCAGAAATCAGAgtcaaattgaaattaaacatCACGCAccaatataaaaaaaaaatcattaatcGATACGGTTAGTTACACTAACCATTGAAGTCATTTTCCTCATTGTTACTCACTCTCcacgatagaaaatttttttaggaTAGGAAGAGCGAACAGACCCGAATTTGCTTCCTTTTATATGAGATAATGCAGGTTCAATGTGTTGGCATTCTTCTAAACCAGAATCTCGCTCTAAAATCATCACTGCAAGTTAAAAATGCTGGTGCAGTCGGGGAATGTACAATTAGACGAACTGGACCATTGTGTCCCAATGAAAGAAGCTGCTTTCTAGATGCATTTCGAGAATTCCACGCGCAAAGAGAAGTCGTAGCCTCATCAGGGAACATCACATAATCTTCCGTATGATTAAATATTGCTTGAGCTTTATGTTCCTGTTTACCTGTGTgaagaaatatgaaattgaGTAAGAAACAATGATGAAGTGTGACCGTTTTATACGGGTAACTGGCCCATGGGGAAAGTCTGAACACAAAAATTCGTTACCTGTCGTACCAGCACCTGTATAAGCAATCAAACATCTGCTTGTTGATAATTCCCATAATTTGATCAAAGAATCTTTTCCAGATGATAGCAaatactagaaaaataaatgtgaaCTATTTTCATTGAATGGATACACAGGTGTAACAGTTAACTCTTGGCGTTGAAATTCAAAGTTATATGGCACTCGATATTCAACAAATACACACCTTTCCATTCCTTGTGAAAGTTACAGAGCAGACTTCATAGCCGTCGTGTGCTTTGACGAAAGTATTTATACACCGATTCG from Athalia rosae chromosome 1, iyAthRosa1.1, whole genome shotgun sequence carries:
- the LOC105687214 gene encoding dual specificity protein kinase shkD-like; the encoded protein is MSDIKAETKSDNSIDDVSKDQTVQDKPTPTKNKRGGTKRLSTLERTAQEGEAIIKGLNTAVGEMEGRRRTRSSARGLSTPTPAPSPPKKEKKETPAKGTGRGRGRPKRQDKNNENNTEEETVNNKNDKSGADESTKMEVDEIKEDEVEKPVSEEKSPEVPVESKEVAESKPETNSEEEKTTEESENSSEKPKSETLPSETKKDEKDEVKDTSDSSQDATDAAADVPSPSPPSSETPKSAPATNATTIPSSTTNTTTNTNSPVTAANTVNSPTGNTTTTTNATTTPTTTNTTEDKKE